The Breoghania sp. genome has a segment encoding these proteins:
- a CDS encoding DUF465 domain-containing protein: MTHVPHELQEEFPEAAEVLHQLKMANPHFQTLAERYAQVNHEIHLIESEVQPASDVAAEDLKKERLVLKDEIADLLRDAGAIG; the protein is encoded by the coding sequence ATGACGCATGTGCCGCATGAGCTGCAGGAGGAATTCCCCGAAGCCGCAGAGGTTCTGCATCAGCTGAAAATGGCCAATCCCCATTTTCAGACGCTGGCGGAACGCTATGCGCAGGTAAATCACGAGATCCACCTCATCGAGAGCGAGGTGCAGCCCGCAAGCGATGTGGCGGCTGAGGATCTCAAGAAGGAACGCCTCGTCCTCAAGGACGAGATCGCCGACCTGTTGCGCGACGCTGGCGCGATCGGCTGA
- a CDS encoding phage tail tape measure protein, which yields MPEPDDAAIDLPFEDLARFRAEMRLLNSSAGDFSNILSGALRGAVMQGRSLDDILRRAALRFSSQILSRSLSALGNSLSSSLTRAFSGSGSPIAFAKGGTVRAFAQGGVVAAPTYFPMANGETGLAGEAGAEAILPLARGADGRLGVRGAGGNAPISVTFNVTTPDAESFQRSRLQLSKYIARVAGRGQRGL from the coding sequence ATGCCCGAACCCGACGATGCCGCCATCGATCTTCCTTTCGAGGATCTTGCCCGGTTCCGTGCCGAGATGCGGCTGCTGAATTCCTCTGCGGGGGATTTTTCCAACATCCTGTCCGGTGCGTTGCGCGGAGCCGTCATGCAGGGGCGCAGTCTTGACGACATCCTGCGCAGGGCCGCCTTGCGCTTTTCAAGCCAGATCCTCTCCCGTTCCCTGTCGGCGCTGGGCAATTCGCTGAGCTCCAGCCTGACCAGGGCCTTTTCCGGCAGCGGTTCCCCGATTGCCTTTGCCAAGGGCGGCACGGTGCGCGCCTTCGCGCAAGGCGGCGTTGTCGCCGCGCCGACCTATTTTCCGATGGCGAATGGAGAGACCGGGCTTGCGGGGGAGGCGGGGGCGGAGGCCATCCTTCCTCTTGCGCGCGGTGCGGACGGACGTTTGGGGGTTCGCGGCGCGGGCGGCAATGCGCCGATTTCTGTCACCTTCAACGTGACGACGCCGGATGCGGAGAGCTTTCAAAGGTCGCGATTGCAGCTCTCAAAATACATTGCCCGCGTTGCCGGACGGGGGCAACGCGGGCTGTGA
- a CDS encoding DUF2460 domain-containing protein, with translation MTSIRSFHEVRFPVAVGFGSTGGPERRTDIVALGSGGESRNARWARSRRRYDAGYGIRSFDDLAAVVAFFEERRGRLYGFRFRDPLDWKSCLPSRKPTPTDCALGTGDGETAAFGLAKTYGTGAAAYRRSISKPVAGTVRVALDGVEQTSGFALDETTGLITFQAGAVPASGVVVSAGFSFDVPVRFDTDRLDISLSHFEAGEIPQVPIVEIRP, from the coding sequence ATGACGAGCATCAGATCATTTCATGAGGTGCGGTTTCCCGTCGCAGTCGGCTTCGGCTCGACCGGCGGGCCGGAACGGCGCACGGATATCGTTGCGCTCGGATCCGGTGGCGAAAGCCGCAATGCGCGCTGGGCGCGCTCGCGCCGCCGCTACGATGCGGGCTACGGAATTCGCAGTTTCGATGACCTGGCTGCCGTCGTCGCCTTTTTCGAGGAACGGCGCGGACGGCTCTACGGCTTTCGCTTTCGCGATCCGCTGGACTGGAAATCCTGTCTGCCCTCCCGAAAGCCGACCCCGACCGATTGCGCATTGGGCACCGGGGACGGCGAGACAGCCGCGTTTGGCCTTGCCAAGACGTATGGAACGGGTGCGGCCGCCTATCGGCGTTCGATCTCGAAACCCGTGGCAGGCACGGTGCGCGTGGCGCTGGATGGGGTGGAGCAGACATCCGGCTTTGCCCTCGACGAGACAACGGGTCTCATAACCTTCCAGGCGGGGGCGGTCCCGGCTTCCGGTGTGGTCGTGAGCGCGGGGTTCAGTTTCGATGTGCCGGTGCGTTTCGACACCGACCGGCTCGACATCTCTCTCAGCCATTTCGAGGCGGGCGAAATCCCGCAGGTGCCCATCGTGGAGATCCGCCCATGA
- a CDS encoding phage tail assembly chaperone, with protein sequence MVRLHRASKRCEPGRGGGRGIAPFRRVERVEPFPWAEVLHFCLNHLRWPPQTVWAATPREVAAALTSAPVTHKGSRPARSGLEALLRRYPDRPASA encoded by the coding sequence GTGGTGCGCCTTCACCGCGCAAGCAAGCGATGCGAGCCCGGCCGGGGAGGCGGGAGAGGCATCGCGCCCTTTCGCCGGGTAGAGCGGGTGGAGCCCTTTCCCTGGGCGGAGGTCCTGCATTTCTGCCTGAACCACCTTCGGTGGCCGCCACAAACCGTCTGGGCGGCGACCCCGCGCGAAGTGGCGGCGGCCCTTACCAGCGCCCCCGTCACGCACAAGGGATCCAGGCCCGCGCGTAGCGGTCTGGAAGCCTTGCTCAGGCGATACCCCGATCGTCCTGCAAGCGCCTGA
- a CDS encoding DUF2163 domain-containing protein: protein MKTLDPGLAQHLSGSATTLATCWKATRGDGVVLGFTDHDEDLVFEGVTYLADSGPEASEVSTGPGLAVGGSEISGALNDLVLSNALLSEADLSAGLWDRARIEVWRVNWAAPEERVLMQVAEIGEVTRADGAFRAELRSLAQGLEEVRGRVFSHVCDADLGDARCGVDLEAAGLRGSGVVSAVTGERRILVAGIDGFEEDFFARGLLRWATGANAGRAMEVASHGTQVAGAVLDLWLAPSAPIAIGDAFTVTAGCDKRAVTCRAKFANIENFRGFPHMPGNDFALSYPTRDTGVNDGGKLVD, encoded by the coding sequence ATGAAGACGCTCGATCCCGGCCTTGCCCAACATCTGTCGGGCAGCGCGACGACGCTCGCCACCTGCTGGAAAGCCACGCGCGGCGATGGCGTCGTGCTGGGCTTCACCGATCACGACGAAGATCTTGTTTTCGAGGGCGTGACCTATCTGGCCGACAGTGGACCGGAGGCGAGCGAGGTCTCGACCGGGCCGGGGCTGGCGGTGGGCGGCAGCGAGATCTCCGGCGCGCTGAACGATCTGGTGCTTTCCAATGCCCTGTTGTCGGAGGCCGATCTGTCTGCAGGGCTGTGGGACCGCGCACGCATCGAGGTGTGGCGGGTCAATTGGGCGGCTCCTGAGGAACGCGTTCTGATGCAGGTGGCCGAAATCGGCGAGGTCACGCGGGCCGATGGTGCTTTCCGGGCGGAATTGCGTTCCCTGGCACAAGGTCTTGAGGAAGTGCGCGGGCGGGTCTTTTCCCATGTCTGCGATGCCGATCTGGGCGATGCGCGCTGCGGTGTCGATCTTGAGGCGGCCGGATTGCGCGGCTCCGGCGTGGTGAGCGCGGTCACGGGAGAGCGGCGCATCCTGGTTGCCGGGATCGACGGTTTTGAGGAGGACTTCTTTGCGCGCGGGCTGTTGCGTTGGGCAACCGGGGCGAATGCGGGCCGCGCGATGGAGGTGGCCTCCCATGGTACGCAGGTGGCGGGCGCGGTGCTTGATCTGTGGCTTGCGCCTTCCGCGCCTATCGCCATCGGGGATGCCTTCACTGTCACGGCAGGTTGTGACAAGCGGGCTGTGACCTGCCGAGCAAAATTCGCAAATATCGAGAATTTCCGGGGCTTTCCGCATATGCCCGGAAACGACTTCGCGCTTTCCTATCCCACGCGCGACACCGGCGTGAACGACGGCGGCAAGCTGGTCGACTAG